From Coffea arabica cultivar ET-39 chromosome 2e, Coffea Arabica ET-39 HiFi, whole genome shotgun sequence, the proteins below share one genomic window:
- the LOC113732763 gene encoding autophagy-related protein 18h-like: MKKASNSINNQNNIKAINHHHGKNGTSPRTNGFVPNSLKFISSCIKTVSSNVKSAGVSVAGSIAGDSSDDLHKDQVLWASFDGIELGSSLRRVLLIGYSNGFQVLDVNDASRVTELVSRRDDPVTFLQIQPMPAKSVEREGYRASHPMLLVVASDEASYPGPVQNGRDGFVDHQSANILASPTTVRFYSLRSHNYVQVLRFRSTVYMVRCSPQIVAVGLAAQIYCFDALTLENKFSVLTYPVPQLGGQGTNGVNIGYGPMAVGPRWLAYASNNPLLSNTGRLSPQSLSPSPGVSPSTSPGSGNLVARYAMESSKQLAVGLINLGDMGYKTLSKYCHELLPDGSSSPVSSNSNWKGGRATAHSSETDAAGMVVIKDFASKTVISQFRAHTSPLSALCFDPSGTLLVTASIHGNNINIFRILPSKTQNGLGADNYDWSSSHVHLYKLHRGMTSAVIQDICFSHYSQWVAVVSSRGTCHIFVLSPFGGETGLRLQSSHIDGPTLSPVLSMPWWSTSSFLINQQASPPPPVPLTLSVVCRIKSGNWLNTVSNAASSAAGKVSPTSGVIAAVFHSLLHQNSQSVSPNGKALEHLLVYSPSGHLVQYELMPSLGGEQSESSLKNGTSSMVQMQEDDLGVKVEPVQRWDVCRRANWPEKEEYIQGITLGGREAPEAFMDTAQPEDNEIGEKDAVKPHDRSHWYLSNAEVQLRSGRMPIWQKSKIYFYTMSHGGYEEQNLVDVNTGGEIEIEKIPATEVEIRRRELLPVFDHFRRIQSDWRDDRFRSSSFGSHTGKDKLEDSVVSNSKQISPASTKKIPAGFAKASAFLHGLDHMGASDSGSDGSTVDENDGVRRSGSVSLNRRSSSSPESSAKTMNSLEESYIVNRPSSPKNGPLSTEGSTIRGFVQSPNSTITGELSNTSSNRSDASMKIIDEGPVHEDMHDPVDFGQYFQEGYCKASATNVSHELSEGVTDIDSSNSPCDREKTEEDVESDGMLGGVFAFSEEG, from the exons ATGAAGAAAGCCTCGAATAGCATCAATAATCAGAATAATATCAAAGCTATTAATCATCATCATGGCAAGAATGGGACTTCGCCTCGGACCAATGGATTTGTACCGAATTCGCTAAAGTTTATTTCGTCTTGTATCAAGACGGTGTCGTCTAATGTGAAGTCTGCTGGTGTATCCGTCGCTGGTTCTATCGCCGGTGATTCGTCAGACGATCTCCACAAAGACCAG GTTTTATGGGCTTCCTTTGACGGAATAGAACTTGGTTCTTCTTTAAGACGTGTTCTTCTTATTGGTTATTCCAATGGTTTTCAAGTTCTTGATGTCAATGATGCATCTCGTGTCACTGAATTGGTCTCAAGGCGCGATGATCCAGTCACATTTTTGCAGATTCAACCTATGCCTGCAAAGTCTGTTGAGCGTGAAGGATACAGGGCCTCACATCCGATGCTGTTGGTTGTGGCAAGTGATGAAGCAAGTTATCCAGGTCCAGTTCAGAATGGCAGAGATGGATTTGTTGATCATCAGTCAGCAAACATTTTGGCGTCTCCTACAACTGTTCGGTTTTACTCCTTAAGGTCTCACAACTATGTCCAAGTTTTAAGATTTCGGTCAACTGTATATATGGTTAGGTGCAGTCCGCAGATAGTAGCTGTGGGTCTTGCAGCACAG ATATATTGCTTTGATGCACTTACTCTAGAGAACAAGTTCAGCGTGCTAACATATCCAGTACCTCAATTGGGAGGGCAGGGTACTAATGGGGTAAACATTGGCTACGGTCCAATGGCTGTGGGCCCCAGGTGGTTAGCCTATGCTTCTAATAATCCCTTGCTGTCAAATACAGGACGCTTAAGTCCTCAAAGTCTAAGTCCTTCTCCTGGTGTGAGCCCTTCTACCTCACCTGGTAGTGGAAACCTGGTTGCTCGTTATGCAATGGAGTCGAGTAAACAGTTAGCAGTTGGATTAATCAATTTGGGTGACATGGGCTACAAAACTTTATCAAAATACTGTCATGAGCTCCTTCCTGATGGTTCGAGTTCGCCGGTGTCATCTAATTCTAACTGGAAAGGTGGAAGGGCTACAGCACATTCATCTGAGACAGATGCTGCTGGGATG GTTGTTATAAAAGATTTTGCTTCAAAAACAGTCATATCACAGTTCAGGGCACATACAAGTCCATTATCTGCTCTCTGTTTTGATCCAAGTGGAACTCTTCTTGTTACAGCCTCTATACATGGGAACAACATAAACATATTCCGCATTCTGCCTTCTAAAACACAGAATGGGTTAGGCGCTGATAACTATGATTGGAGTTCTTCTCACGTGCATCTCTACAAACTTCATCGTGGCATGACTTCAGCT GTAATACAAGACATTTGTTTTAGTCACTATAGTCAGTGGGTTGCTGTTGTATCATCACGGGGCACTTGCCATATTTTTGTTCTCTCACCATTTGGTGGTGAGACTGGTCTTCGATTACAAAGTTCTCATATTGATGGTCCCACACTTTCTCCAGTTCTATCGATGCCTTGGTGGTCTACTTCATCATTCCTGATAAACCAGCAGGCTTCCCCACCACCACCAGTACCTCTCACTCTCTCTGTAGTTTGCAGGATAAAAAGCGGGAATTGGCTGAATACAGTAAGCAATGCTGCATCTTCTGCTGCAGGGAAGGTTTCTCCAACCTCTGGGGTTATTGCTGCTGTGTTTCACAGTTTGCTACACCAAAATAGCCAATCTGTTTCCCCAAATGGGAAGGCTCTAGAGCACCTGTTAGTTTACTCACCTTCTGGTCATCTAGTTCAATATGAACTGATGCCCTCTCTTGGGGGAGAACAGAGCGAGTCTTCTCTGAAAAATGGGACAAGTTCAATGGTGCAGATGCAGGAGGATGATTTGGGAGTGAAAGTTGAACCTGTCCAGCGATGGGATGTTTGTCGAAGAGCAAATTGGCCTGAAAAAGAGGAATATATTCAGGGTATTACACTTGGGGGACGGGAAGCTCCTGAGGCATTCATGGACACTGCTCAGCCGGAAGATAACGAGATTGGAGAAAAGGATGCTGTGAAACCACATGACCGATCTCATTGGTATCTCTCCAATGCTGAGGTGCAGTTGAGGTCTGGGAGGATGCCAATATGGCAAAAATCGAAG ATATACTTCTATACAATGAGTCATGGTGGATATGAAGAGCAGAACTTGGTGGATGTAAATACTGGTGGAGAAATTGAGATTGAGAAGATTCCTGCTACTGAGGTTGAAATAAGGCGCCGAGAGTTGCTGCCTGTATTTGACCATTTCCGCAGAATCCAATCTGATTGGAGAGATGACAG GTTTCGATCATCATCATTTGGTTCCCATACTGGTAAAGATAAACTAGAAGATAGTGTAGTCTCTAATTCTAAACAGATCTCGCCTGCATCAACCAAAAAGATACCTGCAg GTTTTGCTAAAGCATCAGCATTTCTTCATGGCTTGGATCACATGGGTGCATCAGATTCTGGTTCTGATGGCTCAACTGTGGATGAGAATGATGGTGTAAGGAGATCAGGTTCTGTTTCTTTGAACCGTAGGTCTTCAAGTTCCCCTGAATCATCTGCTAAAACCATGAATTCTCTTGAAGAAAGTTACATTGTAAATAGACCATCATCTCCCAAGAACGGGCCTCTTTCTACTGAAGGAAGCACTATAAGGGGGTTTGTTCAGTCTCCAAACAGCACCATCACTGGTGAGCTTTCAAACACAAGCTCTAATCGGTCAGATGCGAGTATGAAGATTATTGATGAGGGGCCAGTGCATGAAGATATGCATGACCCTGTAGATTTTGGACAGTACTTCCAGGAGGGTTACTGTAAAGCATCAGCCACTAATGTTTCACATGAGTTGAGTGAAGGAGTTACTGATATTGATAGCAGTAATAGTCCTTGTGACAGAGAGAAAACTGAGGAAGATGTGGAAAGTGATGGTATGCTTGGAGGTGTATTTGCCTTTTCTGAAGAAG GTTGA
- the LOC113732764 gene encoding receptor-like cytosolic serine/threonine-protein kinase RBK2 yields the protein MINYILAPGLLPPRPQLKSGEDPSTTLESALERKGSMAGKFTCLFPSASAQDLRRFEMDGENNDESSPRGVLEACVTDLDNESGSPRTRCTASKSNSSMSSRWHKFFELWKKSTIKRLPSFPPLASRRRSRTLRDHVDNDCCPVKSEWKNFNLADLQKATNSFSRENLIGKGGYAEVYKGCLPDGQLVAIKQLNKGTPEEQIISFLSEVGIIAHVNHPNTAKMIGYGVEGGTYLVLQLSSQGSLGSLLHGSKEKLNWGIRHKIILGTADGLLYLHENCQRRIIHRDIKADNILLTEDFEPQICDFGLAKWLPNQWTHCNVSKFEGTFGYFAPEYYMNGIVDEKTDVFAFGVLLLELITGRKALDESQNSLVLWAKPLLENNNLSELVDPSLGNEYNPEEMDRVILTATSCIEQNPIERPQMRKVVTLLRGNVNSLASLMEKHDRCLRRTYSEELLDADEYNSTKCLSDVNQLTQTALNS from the exons ATGATTAATTATATTCTAGCCCCTGGACTGCTGCCTCCTCGTCCACAATT GAAAAGTGGTGAGGATCCTAGCACCACACTGGAGAGTGCCTTAGAGCGCAAAGGTTCCATGGCAGGAAAATTCACATGTCTCTTTCCTTCAGCTTCTGCTCAAG ACTTGAGACGTTTTGAGATGGATGGGGAAAACAATGATGAGAGTTCTCCAAGAGGAGTTTTAGAAGCATGTGTTACAGATTTGGACAATGAATCAGGTTCTCCCAGGACTAGGTGCACAGCTTCTAAATCAAATTCAAGCATGAGTTCTCGCTGGCACAAATTCTTTGAACTCTGGAAAAAGAGTACAATAAAGAGATTGCCTTCTTTCCCTCCTTTAGCTTCGCGAAGAAGGAGCAGAACTTTAAGAGACCATGTAGATAATGATTGCTGCCCTGTCAAGTCTGAATGGAAAAACTTCAATCTGGCAGACCTCCAGAAGGCAACTAATAGCTTTAGCCGAG AGAATCTGATTGGAAAGGGTGGATATGCTGAAGTTTACAAGGGATGTTTGCCAGATGGGCAGCTAGTAGCAATCAAACAGCTTAACAAGGGAACACCGGAGGAGCAGATAATAAGTTTCCTGTCTGAGGTTGGCATCATAGCACATGTCAATCATCCTAATACTGCTAAGATGATTGGGTATGGAGTTGAAGGAGGTACTTACCTTGTTCTTCAGCTATCTTCTCAAGGGAGTTTAGGATCGCTGCTTCATG gcTCAAAGGAAAAGTTAAATTGGGGTATTAGGCATAAGATCATTCTGGGCACAGCTGATGGCTTACTTTATCTTCATGAAAACTGTCAAAGAAGAATTATCCACAGAGATATCAAAGCTGATAATATCCTGCTTACAGAGGATTTTGAGCCTCAG ATTTGTGATTTTGGGCTAGCAAAATGGCTTCCAAATCAGTGGACTCATTGCAATGTATCAAAGTTCGAAGGAACATTTGG TTATTTTGCTCCAGAGTACTATATGAATGGCATTGTGGATGAGAAAACTGACGTATTTGCTTTCGGAGTGCTGCTTTTGGAGCTCATAACAGGACGCAAAGCCCTGGATGAATCACAGAATAGCCTTGTGCTTTGG GCAAAGCCATTGCTTGAAAACAACAATCTTAGTGAGCTTGTCGATCCTTCTCTTGGTAATGAGTACAATCCAGAAGAGATGGATCGTGTCATTCTGACAGCAACTTCATGCATAGAACAGAATCCCATTGAGCGGCCTCAAATGAGGAAG GTGGTAACACTGCTGAGAGGTAATGTTAACTCCTTAGCATCTCTGATGGAAAAACATGATCGATGTCTGCGGAGGACATACTCAGAAGAACTATTGGACGCAGATGAATACAACTCAACCAAGTGTTTAAGTGATGTGAATCAACTTACGCAAACTGCTCTGAATTCTTGA